TCGGTCAGCAACTGATTATCTCGGGCTATCAACTTGAAATAGAACGCTACGACCTGCTTTTGAACAACGGAACCGTGACCGACCTCAATATGCTCGCTGCCTACATTTCTAATAACGGGATGATTCACACTGTACTTTTCCCCTGCGTCGCGTACATCGTAACGGGAATCGGCGTACTGATGACCCCGACCATTGCAGACTCCATCGTTTCTGCGGGAGGTGCGGGAATCATGACCAAAGGAAAGAGTGCGGCAGCCAAAGTGATGAGCATGGGTAAAACCGCTGCGGCTTCTGCGGCAACGGGAGGAAAGGCAATCGCATTATCTGCCGCCAAGACTGCGGGTGAAATGGGAAAATCAATCAAGGCTTTACGATAAAAACTATGCTGATAAAAAGTATTGAAGAAAAAATAAGGATTAACAAGGCGGTCTCCATCACGGCTTTGACGGTGTCTCTGTTTATGGTTTTGGCGGGATTCGGATTCGCCTACCAACTTATCAAGGAATCTAGAAAATCGCTCTATGTCTTGGATAACGGCGTCCCGGTTTTGGTAAAGCAGACCGACGAACTGCTGAACCGTCCGGTGGAATACCGTTCGCAGGTGGAACTCTTCCACCGACTGTTTTTCACCCTTGCTCCCGATGACCAATACATCAAGGACAATATCGAGAAATCGCTATACCTGATTGACGATACGGGAAAAAAGGAATACACCAACCTGCGTGAAAAGGGATTCTACAACCAACTGATTTCCTCGAACTCGATGGTGACGGTTACCACGGACTCGATCCAAATCAATTCCAACGATCGAAAGTTTATGTTTTTCGGGAAACAGATGATTAACAGAAAAACGGCACTCATCGTGAGAAAACTCTTTACCGAAGGTCGTTTCGAGGACATCGTCCGAAGTCCGAACAATCCGCACGGTGTGCTGCTGAAAGATTGGCGCATCATCGACAATTCAGAAATCTCCAACCAACCCAAATTCTCCTATTAACATGCAAGAAAACATCATCAAAAAATACGGGGTGCTGAAGGAACGAATATTCTCCCAACCCCGAAAAGTATTCGCCTATGCAATGGCGGTACTCATCCTCTCACTGATTTTCTCCATCCTGCAATACTGCTTCTTTCCGCCGAAAGTAACCTTGGGAAGCGCAATTCCAAGTTTGTACACCAAAAGCGACAAGGTAAAGCAAAATCAGGAGGCGAAAGAGAAATCGATGGAAAAAATCGTGGGCGAACTTTCGGCCTTTAAAGCGAAAGGTTCGCAGCAGTCTTTGTCGAAAACCGACAGCATCAGGATTGAGTACCTCTATAACCAATATGAAAAATTAAAAAATGGACTTTAAAAAAATAAACCTTAAACAGCAGAAATACATCCTTCCGCTCATCGCACTGCCCTTTATCCTGTTTTTAGGATTTCAAGGAAGCAAGTTTATGGGAAGTGATGATGCGAAGAAACCGCCACAGCAGGAACTTTCGGTATCGCTCGGCGAAACGCAGGACTCTATCCTCTCCAAAAACGACGCCTACGACAAATTATTCTCGAAAACCGACGGCAGGACGATGTTGGACGGACTGCAACAGGAAAATGACAGCCTGAATCAATTCAGCGACAATTTGGAATACCGACAGAAACGCTATATCGATTCCCTGAACGAGTCGAGAAAAAGTCAGATTTCGGAAAAGGGAAATCAGGGACAAAACTCTTACTACACACCGAAAACTTCCGACGACGGAGACTTTCAGCGTTCCAAGGACATCATCCGAATGTTGAACCAAGAAGGTTCGAGCGGAAGTTCAAATAATGCGCAGAATTTAGCAAAGAACACCTCTCCATCTGCTGAGGATTCAAAAGCGTTGGATCCGGTAAAGATGATGCGTCAGCAAATGCTCGTGCTCGATTCCTTGGAAAAATCAAGAGACCCCGAATTTCAGGCGCAATTAAAGGCGCAGGAACTGCTGAAGAAGAATAAGGAAAAGATGGACGCCTTTCTCAATTCCACCTATTATGTCGCAAAATCCAATATCCACAACGGCTTCAATTCCATCTACCGTGAAAAGGAGGGCAACTTTGTGAAAGCCGTCATCGATGAAAACCTGACCGGATTTCTAGGCAGCAGGATACGGTTGCGATTGTTGGAGGATGTCTTCGCAGGCGGACAAAAACTGCCGAAGGGAACCCTGCTTTATGGTCAGATTTCGGGATTTTCTTTGCAGCGGGTGAACCTGAACGTGGTTTCCGTAATGCGCAGTGGCGAAATCCTACCCATCAATTTAACCGTTTACGATACCGACGGAATGCAGGGACTTTATGTTCCGAACAGCACCTTCCGTGAAATGTTGCGAGAGCTTGGAAGCAATTCCGTGCAGGGAACGAACATCGATTCCGAAGGCAAGGGATTTTACACGAGTCTTTTGTCGGGAGCGTTCCGTTCCGCCTCACAAACCGCGGCAAACCTGATTAGAACCAACAAAGCCAAACTCAAGTACAATTCCTACATCTTTTTAATTAATGAAAAAGACCTTAAACAAAATACCAATCAACCTTAACATTATGAAGACCTTTTTTTACACCATCCTCTCCTTTTTATTTTCGGCAAGCGTTTTTGCCCAAACTTCCACACCCGAAATCCGCATCACCCAACTTCCCGAACTTGACATGGGCGAAGGCGTGAACGTGCACATCATCTCCCCCGAACCGATTCAGTTTGTGGACTTGTCCTCGGATTTTTTGGTGGGCGACCTTCCCGCTGAAAATATTGCGAGAATTAAAATCAATCCCGCTCCGAAAGATTCGATTTCCTCGAAACAGTTCAACAAAAAAATAATGAAGTCGAGCGAGGAAGTCGGCGTGGTAACCGTAGTGGGACAATCGTTTATGGCGCAATACCGCGTGCTTTTTAGAACGGACGACCGAATCAATGTGCAGACCAACATCCAAATTCAGCCGGAAGATATGCAGCCCTTGGAATTTCCGAAACAGGCTTTTTCCAACACGGAACTCCACCGATTTTCGAAAAACATCATCGAAAAAACCTACAAAACGCCTTTGAGGACGGTGAACGAACTGAAACTTTCCCTGCAACTGAACAATGTGTACGTGGTTGGCGACTACATCTTTCTCGACATCAATATCGCCAACAAGTCGAATATGAGTTACCAAATTGACGACGTCAAGTTTTCCGTGGAGGACAAGAAAATCTACAAGGCAACCAACAACCAAAGCATCGAAATGAAACCGATTTACCGATTTCAGTCGCAGAAAGGTTTCAAGAAAAACTACCGGAACATCTATGTCTTCAAGAAGTTTACCTATCCGAACAGCAAGATTCTGAAAATACGCTTCGTGGAGGAACAACTTTCGGGAAGAACTATTGAGATGGGAATCAAGTATTCCGACATCCTGAACGCAGACACTTTTTAATCATTTAAAATCAAAAATTATGGCTACCAAAACCACCAACACACTGAAAACACTTTTTCTAAATCTGAACCTCGACGGACTTATGACCCCGAAAACCGACAACCCGAGATTTGTTGACGAATTCAACGACACCGTCAACGAGGCAAGCATCATGAAGTTTCAAAAGGAATTCATTAGCCTGTTTGACGAAAAATATTTCTGCATCCGCTTTTTCTACGTTTACGATTGGCTTCAATTCAGAAAGCGATTTGAAATCTCCGCTACAGATTCCGAAAAATTTGAAAAAGCCGTCCAATTGATTAAGCCGCTTTACGGCGTAAAGGTGTATTACGACAAGATTTCCAAGGAACATTTTACGGACATCATCCTTTTCCTGCGGGAATTTGCCTCGCTGTGCCACATCGACATCTCTTTGAACGACATCAACACCATTATTGAAAACAGATACCCATAATGCAGGAACAGCAGCACCAAATCAAGATTTACGGATTCTTCCAAAAATTGGTCTATGCCGTCGTGGCGATGGAATGCATCACGCTGTTTTTCCTACACGCCAATGTTCCCGTGCTTTCAAAACTGTTGGAGGGATTTGCCAAGATGGGGATTTTCTCCCCGCCCATCAACGCCAAAATTTCGACACTGATTTTAATCGCCATCGTGGCGGCGGGAACCAAGGCGAAGAAGAAACAGGATTTGAACATCGTGAAATCCATCATCCTGCCGATTATTTTCGGTGTCGGAATGATGGTCGGCTCACTCTTCCTCATTCCTCTTACCGACGACAGATCCATCCCAAACATCCTGCCCGGAATGAACGTCTTCCAAATCGGATACGCCCTGCTTTCCCTTTTGGGAGCGATGATTGCACAGATGGGTGCCGACAGCATCTCGAAATACATGCAGCAGAAAATGGGGAAAGACC
This DNA window, taken from Chryseobacterium sp. 6424, encodes the following:
- the traK gene encoding conjugative transposon protein TraK, encoding MLIKSIEEKIRINKAVSITALTVSLFMVLAGFGFAYQLIKESRKSLYVLDNGVPVLVKQTDELLNRPVEYRSQVELFHRLFFTLAPDDQYIKDNIEKSLYLIDDTGKKEYTNLREKGFYNQLISSNSMVTVTTDSIQINSNDRKFMFFGKQMINRKTALIVRKLFTEGRFEDIVRSPNNPHGVLLKDWRIIDNSEISNQPKFSY
- a CDS encoding conjugative transposon protein TraM, which translates into the protein MDFKKINLKQQKYILPLIALPFILFLGFQGSKFMGSDDAKKPPQQELSVSLGETQDSILSKNDAYDKLFSKTDGRTMLDGLQQENDSLNQFSDNLEYRQKRYIDSLNESRKSQISEKGNQGQNSYYTPKTSDDGDFQRSKDIIRMLNQEGSSGSSNNAQNLAKNTSPSAEDSKALDPVKMMRQQMLVLDSLEKSRDPEFQAQLKAQELLKKNKEKMDAFLNSTYYVAKSNIHNGFNSIYREKEGNFVKAVIDENLTGFLGSRIRLRLLEDVFAGGQKLPKGTLLYGQISGFSLQRVNLNVVSVMRSGEILPINLTVYDTDGMQGLYVPNSTFREMLRELGSNSVQGTNIDSEGKGFYTSLLSGAFRSASQTAANLIRTNKAKLKYNSYIFLINEKDLKQNTNQP
- a CDS encoding DUF4138 domain-containing protein, giving the protein MKTFFYTILSFLFSASVFAQTSTPEIRITQLPELDMGEGVNVHIISPEPIQFVDLSSDFLVGDLPAENIARIKINPAPKDSISSKQFNKKIMKSSEEVGVVTVVGQSFMAQYRVLFRTDDRINVQTNIQIQPEDMQPLEFPKQAFSNTELHRFSKNIIEKTYKTPLRTVNELKLSLQLNNVYVVGDYIFLDINIANKSNMSYQIDDVKFSVEDKKIYKATNNQSIEMKPIYRFQSQKGFKKNYRNIYVFKKFTYPNSKILKIRFVEEQLSGRTIEMGIKYSDILNADTF